One stretch of Gaiella occulta DNA includes these proteins:
- a CDS encoding transposase, which translates to MQALVGDGVSEREIARRLGMNRRTVARLAASAEPPRYRRAAAGSKLDPFEPVLRRLLAEWPQIKAPRATELLRDEYGYDGSVDLVKRRLRALRPRPVRPAQRTGYRPGQVLQLDWAEMPTRLVIDGQERRVYALVASLPYSGAQSASFSFEMTVEAFLEGHVHAAAVARVASQLVVYEPVEILSAAAVEREP; encoded by the coding sequence GGAGCGGGAGATCGCGCGGCGGCTGGGGATGAATCGGCGGACGGTCGCCAGGCTCGCGGCGAGCGCGGAGCCCCCGCGCTATCGGCGAGCAGCGGCGGGGTCGAAGCTCGATCCGTTCGAACCGGTGCTGCGGCGGCTGCTGGCTGAGTGGCCGCAGATCAAGGCGCCGCGCGCGACCGAGCTGCTGCGCGACGAGTACGGCTACGACGGATCGGTCGATCTGGTGAAGCGACGCTTGCGCGCGCTTCGACCGCGTCCGGTGCGGCCGGCGCAGCGGACGGGCTATCGGCCGGGGCAGGTGCTGCAGCTCGATTGGGCGGAGATGCCGACCCGGCTGGTGATCGACGGGCAGGAGCGGCGCGTGTACGCGCTTGTTGCGTCGCTGCCTTACTCGGGTGCTCAGTCGGCGTCCTTCAGCTTCGAGATGACCGTCGAGGCGTTCCTCGAAGGGCACGTGCACGCGGCGGCGGTCGCTCGAGTAGCGTCCCAGCTTGTGGTGTACGAGCCGGTTGAGATTCTTTCCGCCGCTGCTGTGGAGCGCGAGCCGTAG